AACTTTACATCTTCAATCACAGACCCGAAAGTAGACATGTCCTCCTCATCCCTTTGGACTGCCTTAATGACATTTTTGGCATCCCCTTCAAAGGTTGCATTGTGGATATTAAGCTCAGCACATAACTCCAAAGCCATCCTTAAAGCATAAACTTCGGCCACCACAGGACTCTCAACATGCCTAATTTGATCACAAACATCAACCAAGCCTTCTCCATCATCATCTCTGATAATTATGCCCACTCCCATTCTACTTTCTTTAGTGTTTAAAGAGGCATCCCAATTTACTTTAACCCAACCATGAGCTGgttttatccattttgaaactTCTCTGGCCCCATATTGCACCTGTTTTTCATTGATCTGAAGAGCTTGCACCTTCTTAAACTCCAAGAGAGTTTCAGTAGCTGTTCGCATAACTATTTTTGGGCAtaagattttcttttcaaaaataaacatatttctCCTCATCCACACCTTTCTAAACAGCACTGCCATCAACTCCAGCTCATCCTGGTTCAGCTTCTGCATAAGCCTCTCCCACAGCATTAGGAAGTCAGACTCAGTTTTGTTCCATTTTTGTACCCTGCTACCCTCTTCAGTCCATATGTCATTTGCAGCTGGGCATTCCCATAGCACGTGCATAGTAGTTTCTACCTCCCTACTGCAGAAAGAGCAAGTGTTCTCACCTACCACTTTCCTTTTTAACAGATTATCTTTTGTAGGCAGTAAGTTGTTTCTGGCCTTCCATAGAAAGATTTTTGTTGCATTCGGGACTGTGAGGTCCCATATATTTCTTCACCTTTCATCCATTTGTACCTCCCTTGAGCATTCACCATCTCTCATTCTGAAGATCTCTTTCTGCAAGAAGTATGCACTGCTGACAGTAAACTCTCCCTTTTTAGAGGGGCCCCATATCACTTTATCTTGTGCAAAACCTCTGCTTAGAGGTATACTCAGAATTTGATCAGCTTCATTTTGTATAAAGATGGCTCTAATTCTTTCTTCATTCCACTCCCCTTTTTGCTTATCAATCAGCTCTTCTACTTTAGCATCTACCTGCAAAACAGAAACTGGTGACTGTATAGAGAAGGATGAAGGACTTGGTAACCACTTTGAAccccatatttttattttgctgcCATCCCCCACTCTCCACCTTATTCCTTCTTTCACAAGGGCCCTAGCATTCCAAATACTTCTCCAGATTAACGAGGGTTTTGAGCCCAAACTAGCATCTAGGAAGCTTGAGTACTTGTAGTACTTATCTTTGAAAATCCTTGCTGCTAAGGAATTTGGGCTTTTGATAAATCTCCACCCTTGCTTAGCAAGTAGGGCCATATTGAAAATCTCCAGGTCCCTAAAGCCTAAGCCTCCTTTCCCTTTCATCTCCCCCAACTTTTCCCATTTTCTCCAATGAATACATTTTCCTTCTTGCTGTTTACCCCACCAGAATCTTGAATACAACATATTAATTTCGTGACACAGCTTCTTTGGGAGTTTAAAAACTGATATAGTGTATGTAGGAATAGCCTGTAATACTGCTTTGATCATGATTTCTTTCCCAGCTTGGGACAAGAAATTGTTCTTCTAGCTTGTGATCTTTTTCCATATCCTCTCCTTCAAAATTCTAAAAGTATTAAAACTTGACCTGCCAACCATGGTAGGGAGGCCAAGATACTTTTCATAATTACCACAAACTAGTGAATTTCCAGCCTCTTTGATCCTCTTTTTATCCTCCTCCTTTGTATTACTGCTGAAGAATATTGAGGTCTTCTCTTTGTTTAAAAACTGACCCGAGGCTCTCTCATACTTCTTTAACACTTCTTGCATTTTATGCCATTCATCTATTTTAGCTCGCCCAAAGAGGatacaatcatctgcaaaaagcagGTGATTGATACTTGTGCTTCCTCGTGCCACTTGCACCCCTCTTATTAGCTTCTGATCTTCATAACAGTTCAATAGATTGCTCAAGCCTTCAGCACAAAGGATGAAGAGGTAGGGTGACAAGGGGTCACCCTGTCTCAACCCCCTCTTTGGCCAAAACTTTAAGCCCAGTTGCCCATTAATCAGAACTGAAAATGAAACAGATGTTACACAGCTCATCACCAACTTCACCCATGAAACATGAAAACCCAACTTTATCATTATAGCCTCTAAGAATGCCCACTCCACACGGTCATATGCCTTTGACATATCTAACTTTATGGCCATACTTCCCACTCTCCCTTTTTTTCTAGACTTCATGGAGTGCAACAGCTCATAAGCCACCATTATGTTGTCATGTATCAATCTGCCTGGTAAAAAAGCACTCTGAGTTGGGGAAATTATAACTGAAAGAGTCTTTTTGAGCCTGTTGGATATGGTTTTGGACACTATTTTGTACAGCACATTACACAGACTTATAGGTCTGTACTCACTAGCTTTTCTTGGCTCTTTACACTTAGGAATTAAAGCTATGTGAGTATAATTGAGTGCAAGATCCATAGGATTACCATTCAAGATAGACAAGGCAGTTTTGTATACCTCCTCTTAAACCACCTCCCAGTGGTTCTGGTAGAAACAAGGCCCAAAACCATCTGGACCCGGGGTTGTTAAAGGAGCCATTTGCTTTAAAGCTTTTTCTACCTCTAGTCTTGAGAAAGGCCTCATCAAAGAATCATTCATCTCtgaggaaattttttgttttagccCCCCCAAACATTCCTCAATTTCTGTACATCCAGGATCTGAAGACTGGAAAAGCTTCTGAAAATGGCCTCGAAAAGTTTCTTCCACTTCCTTATGTCCCTCCCTTCTTCTGTTATCCTCATCATACACTGAGCTTATAtgatttttccttcttctttgatTAGCACAagcatgaaaatattttgaattcctATCTCCATACCTGTACCAATTACATTTTGCCCTTTACTTCCATCTTAAATTCTCCTTTTCAAATAACAGGTTCAGTTcctctttaattttcttaatctcaCCAATATTTTGGCAGTTTTCTTCACTTTGCAGCCTCTTTAAcacctttgttttttcttctatcTCCTTATCTCCCCTTATCCTTTTCTTGCAACTCCACCTTTGTAAAACTTCCCCACTCATCTTCAATAGATCGACCACTGAGCTGTCCTGCCTTCCtacactttcttttttcctccatACCTCTTTTAAAATCTTTTCACACTCTTCTTCCAGAGCCCAGCTAGCTTCATACTTAAAACCTCTCTTCCTCCCCCAATTTCTAGCTTTCTGTTTCAGAATATGCATCAGTAAAGGTTTGTGGTCTGATGTTCTGGCCACCATTACCTCAACCCATGAATCTTTATGTGCATTAATCCAAACAGAGTTAGCTACTGCTCTGTCTAATCTTTCCTTTGTAAAAGAATCACCCTCATGCGCATTACTCCATGTAAACTTCTCCCCTTGCCAACCAAGATCAAATAGATTACCTTCATGCATAACCTCCCTGAATTGTTCCATTTGTTCTTCTGGCCTTTCTTTCCCGCCccattttttatcatttgtgaggatttcattaaagtcccctACTATACACCATCCAACCTCATATTGGGGCTTGAAAGATTTCAACAAATTCCAGGATTCCTGTCTTTTGACAGTTTCTGGATGCCCATAAAAACAAGTCATCAACcatcttttctcttcttcataGTCAACCCAAAGATTTATGTGTCTTTGAGAGTAGTTAACTACTTCCACTCCTACTTGTGAGTCCCAAAACAACACCATTCCCCCTCCTTTCCCCACtgcctgtaacagcccgctagaaattcaattgtggaatttctattgactttaggaacctcgtgaagactctataagttttcacgaatccactaatcgcataggttttagcttGTCAACATAATTAGttttatcactcactatggtgccagaaatacgatttttaattatttgagatagttagaagtgttagaatacattatggtctacaccactaggcttaattgaatatttaggatttttcagtactaagtttattacgtttatttttggagtgaatagtaacctcggtaaacgtactaagcgcaatgttttcaaaatcacagtgtgaaatgtccaaattaggttagtgatattttatttggacacttggcaaaatcttaaccacacataatgaatagtattagatacttggtacaaagagaaaccattagatggaattgtgaaggaaatcaaggtgtgagatcatgacacctaagcaaaatacacatttagaaaatatcttaagaatagagatttaaaatacacatggaaatattttaaccaccttactcttccaagtctacaccacatttggaaaatatattgagctgatttttatagatattattggatagaatattttgagataatcttttatagatattttgggtaggagaaaatcACACTCAACtatcaactccagccttatcatcttccttatctcgtccataagcatctccagccatcatccacgaacttatcttcatttacaccttccaataaaagattatcaaacactctctctcggacagcttttaggagttcttttgcacgcccatttcgtagctgttgtaagtgttttatcataaattctccttcatataagttgttcctttttgagtctagtttacatggatatcttatttgccccatttgaagatcatttgattagtcaaatattgtgtaaactatagaaaggtcattctgggagataaactggagaatatgttatagtttggagtttatgaccaagttaatggatagatattggtccaaaatttttatggagtattgttaacatgtatatatgactattggttgaggattttgcatgattaaaggttttgatgaaatattttcttagatttaaaaacttagaaactggaagaggaaaaacagtttctgttttgagaaagtctaactctttggtggtctaaacctattctaatgactttgataattttattggaggatcctaagcatcttatatacatgttatattatttattttgaagatatttgatgttagttttaaagatatgaaattttatgtaaagagatattcagataagccaaagtgtggaggttcttggctaaatttatgttttggttactttttaaccatgtgatcttgaattagaagcttatatatgttttaggacatctttttaaaccatgtgatggtttggtttgaagatcacatatttataagttatagatcaaaaggttgatcaaaacaagttggaaacaaaaatcaatagaaatagcatatgagaatttcgaccctatggagttttaatagttgtgattagttttaaatttttctaaattgatatttgaattgaggataaaatttacatgagacatgtaaattttggtgacttttggagttagtatgcaaaatccttaaattatggataaaacggtcattttcctacatgcagagagtaaaatagaaattttactctttaagttagtattttccatatttcaatttattagtgatttagtgctaacttttagaatcactaattacagttcctcgtgatcgcgtttaaggttttataagaaacgcggagatcgaggtaagttagcttttaacttactagcagtctactgtgtatgtgtgctaagtaaaggaactacagtgtatgtatgtgtgttatcatatatgtcatgccatgccaagttagcatgtaattgtctattatacagaatttattc
This genomic interval from Carya illinoinensis cultivar Pawnee chromosome 10, C.illinoinensisPawnee_v1, whole genome shotgun sequence contains the following:
- the LOC122278624 gene encoding uncharacterized mitochondrial protein AtMg00310-like is translated as MIKAVLQAIPTYTISVFKLPKKLCHEINMLYSRFWWGKQQEGKCIHWRKWEKLGEMKGKGGLGFRDLEIFNMALLAKQGWRFIKSPNSLAARIFKDKYYKYSSFLDASLGSKPSLIWRSIWNARALVKEGIRWRVGDGSKIKIWGSKWLPSPSSFSIQSPVSVLQVDAKVEELIDKQKGEWNEERIRAIFIQNEADQILSIPLSRGFAQDKVIWGPSKKGEFTVSSAYFLQKEIFRMRDGECSREVQMDER